The region GGGCTGGGTGATCGCGCTGGTGTTGGTCATCGCGGCGTTGGTCGCCGTCGCCATCCTCGGCACGGTGCTGCTGACCAGAGACAAGACACCGAAAGCGTCCGAAGAGGACAAGGTCCGCAGCACCATCCAGAACTTCGACGCCGCGGTGCAGAGCGGCGATTTGGCCACACTGCGCAGCATCACCTGCGGCAGCACCCGCGACAGCTACGTCAACTACAACGAGGCGGCGTGGAAGGAAACCCATTCCCGGGTGGCGGCGGCCAAGCAGTATCCGGTGGTGGCCAGCATCGACCAGGTGGTGGTCAACGGCGATCACGCCGAGGCCAACGTCACCACGTTCATGGCGTATGCGCCGCAGACCCGGTCGACGCGCAGCTTCGATCTACAGTTCCGCGACGACCAGTGGAAGATCTGTCAGACAGCCAGTTAGGGCTGCTGCGACATCGCGTAGCAGGTGGCGAAGTGCTCCTGCGTGCACGGGATTCCGTTCACCTGCGCGAACTGACCCGGCTGGCTGACGATGTCGGCGCCCTGCTGGGGAACGGTGATGCCTGCGGGCGGGCCGCCACCTGACTGCCCCTGCGTGCACACCCCGTCGAAGCGAGGAACCGTGCCCCACGGGCAGGTGTTGGCCGATGCCGGCGCGGCCACCGCGATGGTTCCCATGGCGGTCGCGGCCGTGGCGCAGGCGATCAGGATTTTCCGCTTCACGGTGACAGCCTAACCCGCCGAAACCGACCGGCCGGCACTGTGAAGGTCATTGCACGCCTCCACCACCCGCTCACTCATCGACGCCTCGGCTTTCTTCAGGTAGCTGCGCGGATCGTAGACCTTCTTGTTGCCGACCTCGCCGTCGATCTTCAGCACACCGTCGTAGTTGCTGAACATGTGGCCCGCGATCGGACGGGTGAACGCGTATTGGGTGTCGGTGTCGACGTTCATCTTCACCACGCCGTATTTGAGCGAGTCCTCGATCTCCGACTTAAGCGATCCGGATCCGCCGTGGAATACGAAGTCGAAAGGCTTTGCGCCCTCGGCCAATCCGAGCTTGGCCGCGGCGACCTGCTGGCCCTGCTCGAGGATGTCGGGACGCAGTTTGACGTTGCCCGGTTTGTAGACACCGTGCACGTTGCCGAACGTCGCGGCCAGCAGATACTTACCGTGCTCGCCGGTGCCCAGCGCGTCGATGGTCTTCTCGAAATCCTCGGGCGTGGTGTACAGCTTGTCGTTGATCTCGTGAGCGACGCCGTCCTCTTCGCCACCGACCACACCGATTTCGATCTCGAGGATGATCCGCGCTGCCGACGCCTCCTTGAGCAGTTCGCGGGCGATGTCGAGATTTTCGTCGATAGGCACCGCAGACCCGTCCCACATGTGCGACTGGAACAGCGGGTTGCGACCCTCGGACACCCGCTGCTGCGAAATCGCCAGCAGCGGCTTGACGTAGCTGTCCAGCTTGTCCTTCGGGCAGTGGTCGGTGTGCAGGGCGACGGTGATTGGGTATTTGTCGGCGACGACGTGCGCGAACTCGGCAAGCGCGACGGCACCGGTCACCATGTCCTTGATACCCAACCCGGAGCCGAATTCGGCTCCGCCAGTAGAGAATTGGATGATGCCGTCGCTGCCGGCATCGGCGAACCCCTTGAGCGCGGCGTTGATGGTCTCCGACGACGTGCAGTTGATCGCCGGGAACGCGAACGAGTGTTCCTTGGCTCGACCCAGCATCTCCGCGTACACCTCGGGCGTTGCGATGGGCATATCAGTTCCTCCCGGCTGCGACAGATTCACTGAAGTATCTCAAGAACGAGGCCGACTCACATCGTCAGCACCATGCGATAGCGCGCGCGACCCTCCTCCATCGCCGCGTACGCGTCAACGGCCTCGGCCAGCGGCCGCTCCTCGATCCACGCGCGCACCCCGCTCAGCACCGCGAAAGCCATGGTCTCCTCGACATCGCGGGACGTGCCGGACGGATGGCCCTGTACCGAAACGCCGGGGGCGATCAGCTGCATCGGTGAGATCGGCAGCGGGTCCGCGGTGACGCCGACGATGACCAGTTCACCCTCGGGGGCCAGGCCGCCGACCGTCTGCGCCATCGCTTCGGAGTTGGCGGCCGTCGCGAGCACCACCGCGGCGCCACCGAGGTCGACCAACGCCTCGGCGACGTCGACGGCGCGGGAATCGACGTAATGGTGTGCGCCCAGTTCGCGGGCGTTGGCTTCCTTGTCGGCGCCGCGGGCGATCGCGATGGTCTCGAACCCCATGGCCCTGGCCCACTGCACGCCGAGATGCCCAAGCCCGCCGACGCCGAGCACCGCGACGCGGTCGCCCGCGACGGCCTTGGTCCGTCGCAGCGCGTTGTACGTCGTCACCCCCGCACAACCCATCGGCGCGGCCTCAGCGAACGACAACTCGTCGGGGATCCGCGCCAGCGCGGTGGCGGGTGCGACCACCGACTCCGCGTAACCGCCCGGATAGTGCCAACTCGGCACCTCCCCGTTCACGCACTGCATGAATTTGCCCTGGCGGCAGGGGATGCAGCGGTTGCAGTTGCCGCCGAACCAGCCGACGGCCACCCGGTCGCCGACGGCGAACCCCTCGACACCGTCGCCCAGTTCCGCGATGGTGCCCGCAATCTCGTGGCCAGGTGTCAGCGGCCAGCTGATGTCGGGAAAGCCGCCGGCGACGAAACCGTGGTCTGTTCCGCACACCCCGCACGCGGCGACGGCGATGCGGACACGGCCTGGGCCGGGAGCGGGCGTCTCGACGTCGACGAGGGTCAGCGGCGCGTTCGCCGACGCCACGTGGACAGCTTTGTGAGTGGCCATAGCCGACCCTAGCCCCGGCACAGCGTCCGGTCAGGGCGTCGCCGGTATCTTGGGGGGCCTATGAACCTTCACCTGGCGGCTGCGGACCAGCTGGCGCTGATGCCGGACTTCCTGGATCCGATCAAGCTCATCGGCTACTTCGGCACGTGGGCGCTGGTCGGCCTGCTGGTCGTCATCTTCGTCGAATCCGGCGTGCTGTTCCCGGTGTTGCCAGGCGACACGCTGCTGTTCGTCGCGGGAATGCTCGCCGCAGGCACGGCCGCCGCCGGTCAGGCCAACTTCACGCTGTGGCAGCTACTGGTTTTCATCCCGATCGCCGCCATCCTCGGTGGACAGGTGGGCTACTTCATCGGCCGGTACGTGGGCACCCACATGTTCAAGCCCAACGCGCGCATTCTCAAGCAGCGCTATCTGGACGAGGCGCATGCGTTCTTCGAACAGCGCGGGCCGTTCGCGATCGTGATCGCCAGGTTCGTGCCGATCGTGCGGACGCTGGCACCCATCACCGCGGGCGCCGCCAGGATGGGGTACGCCACGTTCACGTTGTTCAACGTCATCGGCGCGGTGGTCTGGGGTATCGGCCTGACCCTGCTCGGATACGGGCTCGGTCAGTTCGACATCATCCAGAAGCTGCTCGAGCCGATCTTCATCCTGATCGCAGTCGCGTCCGTGACGCCGATGATCATCGAGTGGTACAAGCGGCGCCGGGCAGCCAAGCGGGCGGGTGAACCCGCGCCGGAGGCCTAGTCGGTCAACGCGGTGAACAGCTCACGTAGTCCGGTGACGGAATGCGCGGGCAGCAACAGGTCGCAGTACGGCAGCGCCGCGGCCATCGACGCGGCCAGCGGCCGAAACTCCGGTTGCGCGGCGCGCGGGTTGAGCCACACCAGCTTGTGAGCGCGCCGACGCACCCGGGCCAGCGCGTGCTCGAGGATCTCCGGCGGGTCGCTGTCCCAGCCGTCGGAGGCGATGATCACCACCGCGCCGCGTAGCGCGTTGCCGTGCGAGCCGCCGACCAGATCGGCGACACAGCGCCCCAGATGCGTGCCGCCGTAGCGGTCGGTGACCTTCGCGTTGGCCTTGGCCAACGCCACCTCGGCCGACCGATTCGCCAGCGCCGCGGTCAATCGTGTCAGCGACGTCGAGAACGCGAAGACCTCCGGACGAATCCCCTTCTGCCGCAGCGCCGCTGCCCGCATCAGATGCAGATACACGGTGGCGTACTGGCGCATCGACTGGCTGACGTCACACGCCATCACGATTCGACGGGGGTGGCGCCGGGCGCGGGTACGGGCCAGCCGCATCGGCTCCCAGCCCGTGGTGCGTGAGGCTTTCAACGTCTCGCGCATGTCGATGCGCTTGCCGTGCTGATGCGGTTCGCGACGAAGGCTGCGGCGCTGCGGCCAACTGTTTGCCGCCCGTTCCAGCCAGTCGCCGAGCTGACGCAGGTCGGCCGCGTCGAACCGGTCGAACGGTTCGTCGACCCGCGCGACGAAGCGGCTTGGCAGCGTGTCGGGGATGCCCACCTCGGTCTCGTGGGTGTCGGATGCCGTCACCGACGCGGGCAGCGTGCTCCACGGCAGATTCCCTTCGGCGACCGGGTTCTCGCGACCGGGCACGCCCGCGTCGGCTGCGGCCGTGGTGCCGAGGCTGCGCTTCAGCCCGGGCGGGTCGACACCGAGCACCGCATCGGCGAACACGGCCTCGAACACCGCGTCGAACGCGGCCAGGTCCTCGACGCGGTTCACCAGCGTCAGCCGCGCGTGCCAGTACAGCTGTGTCCGGGTGCGCGGCCATTGCCGGCGCAGTACGTCGACGAATGCGGTTGGACCGCTTGGTGATACCGCTACTGAATTGCGGTGCAGCCGCTGCACGAGGGCGACGGCGAAGGCGGCGATGTCGACGCCCCGCAGCAGCAGCGGCGTGGTCATCGCTTGCGGCGCCTGCCCAGCACCAACACGATGACGGCCAACGCGAGGGCGGCCACCACCAGCGGTGTGTATCGCTTCAGCGCGTCGCCGCCGGCGAGTTGGATCAGGTCGATGGGCTCGGCGGCGGGCTGACTCGCGGGCTGGGCCGGTGCGTTGACCTCGGGGGCGGCGGCGGGCGCCTTGTCTTCGGCCAGCTTCGCCTCCAGCGATTCGACGAACTGGCCCAGCAGCTTCTCCGAAACCTGTTGCAACATACCGCTTCCGAACTGAGCGAGCTTGCCGACCACCTTGAGGTCGGTGTCGACGGTGACGCGGGTGTGGTTACCCTCGTCGTGCAGTTGGGCCGTGACGGTCGCTGCGGCGTTGCCGGTGCCGCGCGCCTCCTTGCCCTTACCGTCGATGACCGCACGGTGCTGCTCGCGGTCCTGCTCGACGAAGTGGACCTTGCCGCTGAACTCGCTGGTCACCGGGCCCACCTTGACCTTCACCTTGCCGAGCACGTCGTCGCCGTCACGGCCCGTCATCTGCGCCCCCGGCATCAGCGGGATCACTTGTTCGAGATCGGTGAGGACATCCCAAGCGTCCTCGATGGGGACACTGACGGTGAACTCGTTTTCGATCTTCATCGAGCGATTCCTCTCATTGGCTGCTGTAGGTTGCGAACGCTTCGCTGATCAATGCGTGGTCGTCGGGGGTCTTGGCCAGCGCGCCGAGGCTGGTCGATCCCAGTGCGATGTCGGTGGCGATCAGATCGGTCACCCCGAGCGCCACCAGGGCGGCCACCCAGTCGATGGTCTCGGCCACCCCCGGCGGCTTGTCCAGGTCGAGAGTCCTTGTCTCGCTGACGAACTGGGCGGCGTGCTGGATCAGCGCAGCGGCCGCGCCCGGCACCGTCCTGCGCACGATCGCGGCCGCCCTGGCAGGCTCCGGATACTCGATCCAGTGGTAGAGGCAGCGTCGCCGTAGCGCGTCGTGCAGATCGCGGCTGCGGTTGGAGGTGAGCACGACGATGGGTGGGCGCACCGCGACGTAGGTCCCGAGTTCGGGAACCGTCACCGCCGCCTCGCCGAGGAACTCCAACAGCAGCGCCTCGAATTCGTCGTCGGCGCGGTCGATTTCGTCGATCAACAGCACCGGGACGCCGG is a window of Mycobacterium sp. 3519A DNA encoding:
- a CDS encoding DUF4878 domain-containing protein, which gives rise to MSNPSGPQQPDDAADVEETAETEPAEAVTDPQHEPATEILLSPEAQAQLPADETDQPAERRFTAPSGFDGSTQRIDTPADPATEVMPPLPAQAMGQSKPVAPQHIPPRDDAPKPARVRRSWGWVIALVLVIAALVAVAILGTVLLTRDKTPKASEEDKVRSTIQNFDAAVQSGDLATLRSITCGSTRDSYVNYNEAAWKETHSRVAAAKQYPVVASIDQVVVNGDHAEANVTTFMAYAPQTRSTRSFDLQFRDDQWKICQTAS
- the fbaA gene encoding class II fructose-bisphosphate aldolase, encoding MPIATPEVYAEMLGRAKEHSFAFPAINCTSSETINAALKGFADAGSDGIIQFSTGGAEFGSGLGIKDMVTGAVALAEFAHVVADKYPITVALHTDHCPKDKLDSYVKPLLAISQQRVSEGRNPLFQSHMWDGSAVPIDENLDIARELLKEASAARIILEIEIGVVGGEEDGVAHEINDKLYTTPEDFEKTIDALGTGEHGKYLLAATFGNVHGVYKPGNVKLRPDILEQGQQVAAAKLGLAEGAKPFDFVFHGGSGSLKSEIEDSLKYGVVKMNVDTDTQYAFTRPIAGHMFSNYDGVLKIDGEVGNKKVYDPRSYLKKAEASMSERVVEACNDLHSAGRSVSAG
- a CDS encoding alcohol dehydrogenase catalytic domain-containing protein, which produces MATHKAVHVASANAPLTLVDVETPAPGPGRVRIAVAACGVCGTDHGFVAGGFPDISWPLTPGHEIAGTIAELGDGVEGFAVGDRVAVGWFGGNCNRCIPCRQGKFMQCVNGEVPSWHYPGGYAESVVAPATALARIPDELSFAEAAPMGCAGVTTYNALRRTKAVAGDRVAVLGVGGLGHLGVQWARAMGFETIAIARGADKEANARELGAHHYVDSRAVDVAEALVDLGGAAVVLATAANSEAMAQTVGGLAPEGELVIVGVTADPLPISPMQLIAPGVSVQGHPSGTSRDVEETMAFAVLSGVRAWIEERPLAEAVDAYAAMEEGRARYRMVLTM
- a CDS encoding VTT domain-containing protein, whose product is MNLHLAAADQLALMPDFLDPIKLIGYFGTWALVGLLVVIFVESGVLFPVLPGDTLLFVAGMLAAGTAAAGQANFTLWQLLVFIPIAAILGGQVGYFIGRYVGTHMFKPNARILKQRYLDEAHAFFEQRGPFAIVIARFVPIVRTLAPITAGAARMGYATFTLFNVIGAVVWGIGLTLLGYGLGQFDIIQKLLEPIFILIAVASVTPMIIEWYKRRRAAKRAGEPAPEA
- a CDS encoding VWA domain-containing protein, with the protein product MTTPLLLRGVDIAAFAVALVQRLHRNSVAVSPSGPTAFVDVLRRQWPRTRTQLYWHARLTLVNRVEDLAAFDAVFEAVFADAVLGVDPPGLKRSLGTTAAADAGVPGRENPVAEGNLPWSTLPASVTASDTHETEVGIPDTLPSRFVARVDEPFDRFDAADLRQLGDWLERAANSWPQRRSLRREPHQHGKRIDMRETLKASRTTGWEPMRLARTRARRHPRRIVMACDVSQSMRQYATVYLHLMRAAALRQKGIRPEVFAFSTSLTRLTAALANRSAEVALAKANAKVTDRYGGTHLGRCVADLVGGSHGNALRGAVVIIASDGWDSDPPEILEHALARVRRRAHKLVWLNPRAAQPEFRPLAASMAAALPYCDLLLPAHSVTGLRELFTALTD
- a CDS encoding SRPBCC family protein — protein: MKIENEFTVSVPIEDAWDVLTDLEQVIPLMPGAQMTGRDGDDVLGKVKVKVGPVTSEFSGKVHFVEQDREQHRAVIDGKGKEARGTGNAAATVTAQLHDEGNHTRVTVDTDLKVVGKLAQFGSGMLQQVSEKLLGQFVESLEAKLAEDKAPAAAPEVNAPAQPASQPAAEPIDLIQLAGGDALKRYTPLVVAALALAVIVLVLGRRRKR
- a CDS encoding MoxR family ATPase — protein: MTLFRDVDEVIGRFDAHDFLLDTGTASAIYLAVILGRPLLLEGEPGVGKTTAAKTLAAVLDAPFLRLQCYEGLTASEAIYDWNYQRQLLSIRLAEARHTAIEESDLYTEAYLVDRPILQCVRYRGPGVPVLLIDEIDRADDEFEALLLEFLGEAAVTVPELGTYVAVRPPIVVLTSNRSRDLHDALRRRCLYHWIEYPEPARAAAIVRRTVPGAAAALIQHAAQFVSETRTLDLDKPPGVAETIDWVAALVALGVTDLIATDIALGSTSLGALAKTPDDHALISEAFATYSSQ